A segment of the Nostoc sp. TCL26-01 genome:
TATGGTTGGGTTGTACATTACCTTCTAACTTGCACATTTTGGAAGCCTTATATGGCAAAACTTTTAGCCCTCCTTTGAAAAATGTGCTAGTTTCATTTGTTGCTAGTGGCGTAGTCCGCTAGTGGGAGGCTCATATCTTGCAGCAGGCGACTAGAAGTCGCGGCTACACAGACGAAACCCTCCTACGCGGGTTAAAAGCTTGATTTTACGTTAGTCCGCGCAGGCGGACTTGGTTTGTATAGCCAAGCCACTGCGTTGGGGAGATACTGCGTTGTGGGGGTTTCCCCCATTGAAGCAAGTGGCGTGCGATTTCTAATCGCTAGGGCTAGGTGCAAGATGTGATACCATTTCACGTTAATCATGATACACATAAATTATGTAGAGACGTTGCAATGCAACGTCTCTACTGTTCACATTTAAAGGAAATTGGTATGAGTTACTCACTCAATCTAAATTCAATACTCAAAAAAGGAGGATTTTTAGTTCTACTGGAAAAATTCTTACGCAAATGGCACTTTTCCAGTAAAAATTCAGTCGAGAGATAGCTGATGAATCTGATGGATGATTATGATGGCTGTTCAAAATCAAATCCGCAGTTTGTTAAGCACATCCAAGGGTGTCCAACATCCCAGTCAGAGAATACTTTGGAGTCGATGGGTTAACTTAGGTTTAGCTTTAGGGCTACAGTTTTGTCTACCCATGAGTTGCGTTACCGCCGCGACTAAAATCAAAGTCATGTCTCTAGGTGACTCTCTTTGTGCCAATAACATTACAGTTCTGCGTCAAACCGTAGCTGCAACTAAGTTTGGCTCTACTATAGATTGGGTAGGCACTAAAAAAGATAGCAAGCATTCAGACCGAGATAACGAATGTCATGGTGGATGGAGTGCGGCGCAAGTATGGCAAAAATCCGGTGCAAATATTCGTCTACCTGGGTGGGAGAAGCAACCAGGAAGTGTTCGTGACTGGGTGCAAAAGACTAAACCAGATGTGGTGCTAGTTATGCTTGGGACTAATGATTTTTTTGGAGATAAAGTCCGGGGTGATAAAACTTCCGGCTTACTGAAAGAATCTCTACCAGGAATTATTGATAGTATCTTGTCAATACGTCCCCAAGCTGCTGTTGTAGTGGCTTCTATTCCCCCATTCAAATGGGATATTCAGAAGGGAGTTGATCAGAATAAAACTAAAACTACAGCCAATGAATTTTTAAAGCAGTATATCAGTCAATTATCTGCCCAGAAAAAACGCATTTTCTTTGTGGATATGCACACTGCAATCATTAATCAGTCCAATCAGGAAAATATTTTTAGTCCTGATGGTGTTCACTTGAATAATCAAGGTAATAAGTTGATAGCCGAGGAGTGGAGTTGTGCCTTGAAAACAGTATTACAAGGTGGGTCAAAGCCTATTATCCCAGCAAATTGTAGCAGATAATTTACCAAAAAAAAGGACGCGCAGCGCCCTTTTTTTATCTATAAATTGGTTATTAAAGTGGAGTTCAGAAGTCATCTGAATTCTGACTCCTGACTCCTGAATTCTTATTGTTAAACCTTTGCTAATTCTGGTGTAGGACGTTTGCTGTTGCGAATATTGGTAATAGCTTCTGCATAATCCTTGGCGTTGAATACAGCTGAACCAGCAACGACTGCATTCGCACCCGCTTCTAGAACTTGCCAAGTATTGTTAGCCTTGAGTCCACCATCTACTTCAATCCAAGGGTCAAGACCCCGTTCATCACACATTTGACGCAGTTTGCGGATTTTTGGCAATACTTCAGGGATGAAACTTTGACCACCAAAACCAGGGTTAACGCTCATGATTAGTACTAGGTCAGCTAATTCTAGTACATATTCAATCAATTCTAGAGGCGTACCAGGGTTAAGTACTACTCCTGCTTTCTTCCCAAGTTCTTTGATTTGTCCCAAGGTGCGGTGGAGGTGTGGAGAAGCATTATGTTCAGCATGAACAGAAATAATATCAGCACCAGCTTTAGCAAAGCCTTCCACATATTTTTCTGGTTCCACAATCATCAAGTGGACATCCAGAGGTTTAGCTGTAACTGGACGAATTGCCTCCACTATCAGAGGACCTATTGTAATATTGGGTACAAAACGACCGTCCATTACATCAACATGAATCCAATCGGCTCCAGCTGCGTCTACGGCACGGATTTCGTCACCGAGACGGCTAAAGTCGGCTGATAGGATAGATGGAGCAATTACTATGGGTTTCTCAGATCGATTTTGGGTCATGGCTAGTGGGTTTTATGCGTCCTCGTCTGTAAGTATTGTAACAAAACACTGTAACAAAATATTGAGAATTTAGAAAATTTAGCAGTGGGGGAGTGATGAGTGCTGAGTTATGAGTGAGGGAGTGAGGGAGGGAGGGAGTGAGGGAGTGAGGGATAAGAAAAAAATCTGTTGACTAATGACCATTGACTAATGACCATTGACTAATGACTAATGACTAATGACTAATGA
Coding sequences within it:
- a CDS encoding SGNH/GDSL hydrolase family protein, producing MMAVQNQIRSLLSTSKGVQHPSQRILWSRWVNLGLALGLQFCLPMSCVTAATKIKVMSLGDSLCANNITVLRQTVAATKFGSTIDWVGTKKDSKHSDRDNECHGGWSAAQVWQKSGANIRLPGWEKQPGSVRDWVQKTKPDVVLVMLGTNDFFGDKVRGDKTSGLLKESLPGIIDSILSIRPQAAVVVASIPPFKWDIQKGVDQNKTKTTANEFLKQYISQLSAQKKRIFFVDMHTAIINQSNQENIFSPDGVHLNNQGNKLIAEEWSCALKTVLQGGSKPIIPANCSR
- the rpe gene encoding ribulose-phosphate 3-epimerase, producing MTQNRSEKPIVIAPSILSADFSRLGDEIRAVDAAGADWIHVDVMDGRFVPNITIGPLIVEAIRPVTAKPLDVHLMIVEPEKYVEGFAKAGADIISVHAEHNASPHLHRTLGQIKELGKKAGVVLNPGTPLELIEYVLELADLVLIMSVNPGFGGQSFIPEVLPKIRKLRQMCDERGLDPWIEVDGGLKANNTWQVLEAGANAVVAGSAVFNAKDYAEAITNIRNSKRPTPELAKV